From a region of the Syngnathoides biaculeatus isolate LvHL_M chromosome 2, ASM1980259v1, whole genome shotgun sequence genome:
- the kcng1 gene encoding potassium voltage-gated channel subfamily G member 1, giving the protein MTLLAGDGSDYDYSALSYASDTSINPPPLQEQEARKGAFYKRAQQAPGRPTHGDLASLSNTRKLHAIINVGGMRYQLPWTTLEDFPLTRLGQLHLCSSFDEIMGICDDYDVTHNEFFFDRNPCAFRTILTFLRAGKLRSLREMCALSFREELLYWGVPEESLEWCCRRRLLHRLEEFEAMERAAEEEDLLSDSDNVGHPAESCLSRFMNKLRDMVERPHSGLPGKIFACLSVLFVTITAVNLSISTMPALRQEEELGTCSQMCYNIFIVETVCVAWFSLEFSLRFIQDRSKLTFLRQPLNLIDVLAILPYYITLLVDSTSKGERRPGSGSTYLDKVGLVLRVLRALRILYVMRLARHSLGLQTLGLTARRCTREFGLLLLFLCVAIALYSPLLYLIENEMAATQEFTSIPATYWWAVITMTTVGYGDMVPRSIPGQVVALSSILSGILLMAFPVTSIFHTFSRSYMELKQEQQRILQRRTHFLLRGHMTGLGSNLSMESDMLFPIGASDTPELDDLNPDQI; this is encoded by the exons ATGACCCTGCTGGCTGGTGACGGCTCTGACTACGACTACAGTGCCCTGAGTTACGCCTCTGATACCTCCATCAACCCTCCACCCCTACAGGAGCAGGAGGCACGCAAAGGAGCTTTCTACAAAAGGGCGCAGCAAGCCCCCGGGCGTCCAACACACGGTGACcttgcatcactgtcaaacacacgcaaactccacgccATTATCAATGTGGGCGGCATGCGCTACCAGCTGCCTTGGACCACTCTGGAGGACTTCCCGTTGACCCGCCTGGGCCAGCTGCACTTGTGCAGCAGCTTTGACGAGATCATGGGGATTTGCGATGACTACGATGTCACACACAACGAGTTCTTTTTCGACCGCAACCCATGTGCCTTCCGCACCATTCTGACCTTCCTGCGGGCCGGGAAACTGCGCTCCCTCAGGGAGATGTGCGCCCTTTCCTTCAGAGAGGAGTTGCTGTACTGGGGGGTCCCAGAGGAGAGCCTGGAGTGGTGCTGTCGCCGGCGTCTATTACATCGCCTGGAGGAGTTTGAGGCCATGGAACGAGCTGCTGAGGAGGAGGATCTTCTGTCTGATTCGGACAACGTAGGGCATCCAGCAGAGTCCTGCTTGAGTCGCTTCATGAACAAGCTGAGGGACATGGTAGAGCGACCTCACTCTGGACTCCCTGGGAAGATCTTCGCTTGTTTGTCGGTGTTGTTCGTGACCATCACTGCGGTCAACCTCTCCATCAGCACCATGCCTGCACTGAGGCAGGAGGAAGAATTG GGCACTTGTTCCCAGATGTGCTATAACATCTTCATCGTGGAGACTGTGTGCGTGGCCTGGTTCTCCCTGGAGTTCTCCCTGCGTTTCATCCAGGACCGCTCCAAGCTGACCTTCCTGCGACAACCCCTCAACCTCATCGACGTGCTCGCCATCTTGCCCTACTACATCACGCTGCTGGTGGACTCCACCTCCAAGGGCGAGAGGCGTCCAGGCTCGGGAAGCACCTACCTGGACAAGGTGGGCCTGGTGCTGCGTGTGCTACGGGCTCTACGCATTCTCTACGTGATGCGGCTGGCTCGCCACTCGCTGGGCCTGCAGACTCTGGGGCTGACTGCCCGTCGCTGCACACGCGAGttcggcctcctcctcctcttcctatGTGTGGCCATTGCTCTCTACTCGCCGTTGCTCTACCTGATCGAGAACGAAATGGCCGCCACGCAGGAGTTCACCAGCATCCCCGCCACCTACTGGTGGGCGGTCATCACCATGACGACGGTGGGCTACGGCGACATGGTGCCACGCAGCATCCCTGGTCAGGTGGTGGCCCTGAGCAGCATCCTGAGCGGCATCCTCCTCATGGCCTTCCCCGTCACCTCCATATTCCACACCTTCTCACGCTCCTACATGGAGCTCAAGCAAGAGCAGCAGAGGATCCTGCAAAGGAGGACGCACTTCCTGCTGCGTGGACACATGACCGGCCTGGGGAGCAACCTCTCCATGGAGAGCGACATGCTCTTCCCCATCGGGGCATCTGACACCCCGGAGTTGGACGACTTAAACCCTGACCAGATATAG